TTAGGAACTTCCTTAGTGTTTGGTGCGATTACCGTTGGCATGATGTATTGGGGTAATATTCATCCGGGATGGTTAATTTTGTTGGTTTCTCCGGTAATCACGGCGATTGTTTTTAATGTGTCTCTCCCGGCGGGAATTGTCTGGGCGATCTTGATGGGTTTTGTCGGGTGGTGGAGTCTTCCCTTACGATGGTTAACTGGCCCTCTAGCTCTATTAGCAAATTTAGGAGCCGGACAATTAAGCCATATTTTATGGAATGTATTGCAAGATTATCAAAAGCAACGGTTAATTGGATTTTTGAATCCTGAACAAGATCCTTTAGGTAGTGGTTATCATTTAATTCAGTCTCGAATTGCAATTGGTTCGGGACAATTATATGGTCGGGGACTCTATCAAGGAACTCAAACTCAATTGAATTTTATTCCTGAACAACATACAGACTTTATTTTTTCAGCCGTTGGGGAAGAATTGGGTTTTATCGGTTGTATTGCAGTATTAGCCCTGTTTTGGTTTATCTGTTTACGCTTAGTGATCATTGCCCAAACTGCTAAAGATTCTTTTGGGTCTTTAATTGTCATTGGGGTATTGTGTATGCTGTTATTTCAGGTGTTTGTTAATATTGGCATGAATATTGGTTTAGCACCCGTCACCGGAATTCCTTTACCTTTCTTGAGTTATGGTCGCTCTGCATTACTGAGTAATTGGATTGCCATTGGCATTGTACAATCGGTAGCGAACCACCGACAGAGGATTAAATTTTAAAAAATTTAACCGTTGATCATTGTAGGGTGTATTGAATAGATTTGATGTTTTTTGTTCTTAAGTTAGAGTTTTTTTAAAATATATGCAGCGATTATTACAAGTCTTTTTCCTGGGTTTTGTACTAGCTAATTTTACAGTTTTTGGATCTCCCAGTCATGCGGTCGCCCAAACTGTCATTACTCAAAATATTCAATGTAAGCCTGATGGCACAACTTTAGAAATGAGAAAATGTGCCGCCGATGAGTATGCGATCGCGGATAAAAAACTCAATCAGACTTATCAAAAACTCATTGGTCAATTATCCCCAGAACGCAAACAACGATTAATTGAAGCTCAACGAGCTTGGATTTCCTTTCGAGACAAAACCTGTCGTTTTGAAGCCAGTGAAGTTTTAGGAGGGTCAGCAGAACCTTTATTTTTAACCCAGTGTTTAACGAAAGTAACTCAACAAAGAGTTCAAGACTTTCAAAACTATTTGGCTGAAATTAAGTAAGGTTTGAGTTTCAATTCCATCCCTAGAGCTAAACAGTATTTTTGGTTCTAGGGTTATATATAGCATTCCTAAATAGGTTGTAATATTTTATCGTAGGGGTTTGGTCTCCAAACCCTCTTTGTACCTGGGTTTGGAGGGACGCCACCCCTACAAAACTTTTTCATAAATCCTACACGGATTGCTATATCTTTTTCCCAAAATAGACACAACTTACACCCAATTTGATTTTAACATTAACAGTCGTAGGGGCGAGGTCACCTCGCCCGTACCAGTCAACAGCTTTCCACGAGGTTAACAATTGATGTCCACCAGTTCAGGGTTAAATTTCCAGATGAATCGAATGCGTAAGATAGGGCCTTCTGTTCTGGGTTTTCTGCTGTTTGCTATCTCGATTTGGGCAATTAGCCAAAAACTAGAACGCTATTCTATTGATGATGTTTTAATCAGTTTATCTAATATTCCTAAAAGTCATCAATCCGGGGCAATTTTCCTGATGTTGATGAGTTATTTAATGACAACAGGTTATGACATTCTAGCATTTAGTTATATTGGTTTTCCACTTCATTATGGCAAAGTAGCCTTGGGTGCTTTTATTAGTTATGCCATTAGTAATAATGTCGGTTTGTCGCTATTAACCGGGAGTGCAGTTCGCTATCGGTTATATTCAGGATGGCGGGTTCCTCCGGGTGTAATTGCTCAAGTGATTGCCTTTGCTAACTTAACCTTTTGGTTAGGATTATTTGGAGTCTGTGGGTTAGTTTTTATCTTAACACCGTTACAAATTCCGAGTATTTTAGATTTACCCTTTGTGTCTGTGCGTCCAGTAGGAATTATCTTTCTCCTGGCGATTGCTGCTTATCTATTCTGGAGTAGTTTCAATCATCAACCGTTGAAAGTTGGAGAATGGGAATTAAATTTTCCTACTGTTGGTCTTTCCCTGGCTTTAATTGCTTTTGCTTCCGTAGATTGGGGGGCGGCTGGAGGCGTTTTATATTTGTTGTTACCCGCAGGGAGCACCTCCTCTTATTTAAGTTGTTTTAGTATTTATTTATTGGCAATGACAGCCAGTATGATTAGTAATATTCCCGGAGGTTTAGGGGTTTTTGAAACCGTTGTTTTAACCTTAGTTTCCCCAGAAGCAAATCCGGCAGAGGTTTTAGCCGCTTTATTAGCCTATCGCGCCGTTTACTACCTGCTTCCCCTGATTATTGCAACCTTATTACTGGGAATTCATGAACTTAAAAAACAGCGATAATATCATTGATTTTAGGTGATTATAATGGTAAAATACAAAAGTTCATTATCTGCTCAAAACTCTGGCTTATCTCTGCTCACCGCTCGAATTTTAGCTCTCGTGGTTACTGCTAATTTTTGTTTGGTGATCTTTGATTTAACTTATATAAGAAATCGTCCATATTATTTAGAATTCAGCCAACATCAAAAGCAATCTCCAAATACACCTAAAAATCAATATATCCAG
This genomic stretch from Planktothrix serta PCC 8927 harbors:
- a CDS encoding lysozyme inhibitor LprI family protein, translating into MQRLLQVFFLGFVLANFTVFGSPSHAVAQTVITQNIQCKPDGTTLEMRKCAADEYAIADKKLNQTYQKLIGQLSPERKQRLIEAQRAWISFRDKTCRFEASEVLGGSAEPLFLTQCLTKVTQQRVQDFQNYLAEIK
- the rodA gene encoding rod shape-determining protein RodA, whose product is MFQKIRLVNRRSSLFYAWAEVDWWLMVSCISLTLFAGIMIRSVELNQGLTDWWQHWVTGAVGLILALIFSRCRYERLVKWKWVIYGVTNLSLIAVQIIGTTALGAQRWINIAGFHVQPSEFAKVGIIITLAALLQELRSPNLGDMIRILAIAAVPWGLVFIEPNLGTSLVFGAITVGMMYWGNIHPGWLILLVSPVITAIVFNVSLPAGIVWAILMGFVGWWSLPLRWLTGPLALLANLGAGQLSHILWNVLQDYQKQRLIGFLNPEQDPLGSGYHLIQSRIAIGSGQLYGRGLYQGTQTQLNFIPEQHTDFIFSAVGEELGFIGCIAVLALFWFICLRLVIIAQTAKDSFGSLIVIGVLCMLLFQVFVNIGMNIGLAPVTGIPLPFLSYGRSALLSNWIAIGIVQSVANHRQRIKF
- a CDS encoding lysylphosphatidylglycerol synthase domain-containing protein; translated protein: MRKIGPSVLGFLLFAISIWAISQKLERYSIDDVLISLSNIPKSHQSGAIFLMLMSYLMTTGYDILAFSYIGFPLHYGKVALGAFISYAISNNVGLSLLTGSAVRYRLYSGWRVPPGVIAQVIAFANLTFWLGLFGVCGLVFILTPLQIPSILDLPFVSVRPVGIIFLLAIAAYLFWSSFNHQPLKVGEWELNFPTVGLSLALIAFASVDWGAAGGVLYLLLPAGSTSSYLSCFSIYLLAMTASMISNIPGGLGVFETVVLTLVSPEANPAEVLAALLAYRAVYYLLPLIIATLLLGIHELKKQR